From Corynebacterium pseudotuberculosis:
TCTCCCCGGCCACGAGCCCGCGATCAATCACATCCCTATCGCGCAAAGGAAGTCCCATGTTCTCCTCTTGTATCAGCGTCTTTTCCTCACCACGGGGAGCGGGCAGCAGTCTATCGAATTTCCCGTGCCAATCAGCATCACACCGAAGCGTAAAAAAGCGATGGTGCGGTTTCACGTGAAACGTTGATCTATGACATCGCACCTCGAAATTCTCAATCAAAGGATAGACAATGACACTTTCTTACAACAAAACCACTCAGCAAACACTCCTTCCTGCATACTTTGGGGAGTTCGGCGGACAGTTTGTCCCCGAGTCACTCCTTCCAGCGCTTGATCAGCTTGAAAAAGCTTTTGTCGAGGCCCAAGAAGACCCACACTTTCACAAAGAACTAGCGGGCTATCTCAAAGACTATTTGGGAAGACCAACTCCATTAACGGAATGCTCCAAGCTACCTTTACAGGGAAAAGGTAAGGGATATGCGCGCATCTTCCTTAAACGCGAAGACCTTGTTCACGGTGGAGCACATAAAACAAACCAAGTTATCGGCCAGGCTCTTTTAGCTAAGAGGATGGGTAAAAAGCGCATCATCGCAGAAACTGGTGCCGGGCAACATGGGACAGCAACCGCCCTTGCATGCGCACTTTTAAACCTCGAATGCGTCATTTACATGGGAGCTAAAGACGTGGAACGTCAACAGCCCAATGTGTATCGCATGGAGCTTATGGGAGCTACTGTGGTGTCCGTAGATTCAGGTTCCGGGACACTCAAAGATGCGGTTAATGAGGCCCTGCGCGATTGGACCGCAACGTTCCACGAATCCCATTATCTGCTCGGTACGGCAGCCGGACCTCATCCGTTTCCCACGATCGTCCGAGAATTTCATCGTGTCATTTCAGAGGAAGCTAAAGCACAGATGCTTGAGCGCACCGGCGGACTCCCGGATGTTGTGGTTGCTTGCGTGGGCGGAGGCTCCAACGCAATAGGTATGTTTGCAGACTTCATTGAGGATGCATCTGTAGAACTCGTTGGTGCGGAACCCGGCGGTGAGGGATTATCGTCCGGAAAGCACGGTGCAACCATTAACAATGGACGTATCGGTATCCTGCACGGCGCCAAAAGCTATTTGATGCGAAATTCTGATGGTCAAGTGGAAGAATCCTATTCCATTTCCGCCGGGCTGGATTATCCCGGAGTCGGTCCACAGCACGCGCACCTATCACAGTCTGGGCGAGCCACCTATGTGGCCATCACAGATGCCGAGGCGCTTGAAGCCTTCCAATTACTTTCCCGTGAAGAGGGAATCATTCCAGCATTAGAGTCCAGCCACGCCCTCGCATATGCGTTGAAAAGAGCTGCCCTCGCGGAGGATGAGGGTAAGAATATCACCATATTGGTCTCCCTTTCAGGGCGTGGCGATAAAGACATCGATCACATTCGCAAGACTCTAGCTGCCAACCCCGAGCTTTCCCTCAAGGACTAATCATGAACCGTTACCACAATCTTTTTACCCGGCTAGAACAATCCAATGAGGGTGCCTTTGTTCCCTTCATCATGCTTGGAGACCCCACCCCTGAAGCATCATTATCAATCATCCGTACCGCCGTCAGTGCCGGCGCAGACGCCCTTGAGCTTGGGATCCCATTCTCAGACCCAGTAGCTGACGGGCCTACCATTCAGCGTTCTCATCTCCGCGCCCTGGATAATGGGGCAACGGTTGATTCCTCATTAAAGCTCATCTCTCACATTCGTTCAGAATTCCCCGAACT
This genomic window contains:
- the trpB gene encoding tryptophan synthase subunit beta; translated protein: MTLSYNKTTQQTLLPAYFGEFGGQFVPESLLPALDQLEKAFVEAQEDPHFHKELAGYLKDYLGRPTPLTECSKLPLQGKGKGYARIFLKREDLVHGGAHKTNQVIGQALLAKRMGKKRIIAETGAGQHGTATALACALLNLECVIYMGAKDVERQQPNVYRMELMGATVVSVDSGSGTLKDAVNEALRDWTATFHESHYLLGTAAGPHPFPTIVREFHRVISEEAKAQMLERTGGLPDVVVACVGGGSNAIGMFADFIEDASVELVGAEPGGEGLSSGKHGATINNGRIGILHGAKSYLMRNSDGQVEESYSISAGLDYPGVGPQHAHLSQSGRATYVAITDAEALEAFQLLSREEGIIPALESSHALAYALKRAALAEDEGKNITILVSLSGRGDKDIDHIRKTLAANPELSLKD